A section of the Oligoflexus sp. genome encodes:
- a CDS encoding HAMP domain-containing sensor histidine kinase: MHVGWKNLLNQQDLERRIIAFYTLGAIIITLIFSVMIAFYGALALGLGLVLTAGNNLPVLYLLRRKKNTRMAAYYLISQGAFTMTLAIAFVGGAEGPVTYWIGILPLAGGLLLRFRGIVFGTVLALVSLLVLALRGFIPGVYDVLIPDAFYLVISLCCFTLMISFMSYFFLQKNAMVVADQTRKLDNLLNIVTHDIANPLTLITGHAELLLVQEASPAHTNALRRIARASELITDILHKVRQIQAAKAGKLRIETSPVSLPQVFDKLRFVFEARLDLKKQTLRIDLPSALQGVMVRAEPVMLLNEVLSNLVSNAIKFSPVGSIIDVVVTRAHDFMRIEVRDQGMGIPKDLMPHIFDDFRSTSRPGTEGETGTGFGLPLARHVAEAFGGSLHATSRQGDDARGASGTTFILMLPVASEELLYPKAS; encoded by the coding sequence ATGCACGTGGGCTGGAAAAATCTCTTGAACCAGCAGGATCTGGAGCGGCGTATCATCGCCTTCTATACCCTGGGCGCTATTATCATCACGCTGATCTTCAGCGTCATGATCGCGTTTTATGGGGCTCTGGCGCTAGGGCTGGGATTGGTGCTGACCGCGGGTAACAATCTGCCGGTTTTGTATTTGCTCCGTCGCAAAAAAAATACCCGCATGGCCGCTTATTACCTCATTTCCCAGGGCGCCTTCACCATGACTCTGGCCATTGCCTTCGTGGGCGGCGCGGAAGGGCCTGTGACCTACTGGATCGGTATCCTGCCTCTGGCTGGGGGGCTTCTTCTGCGCTTCCGTGGGATCGTATTCGGAACGGTTCTGGCCCTGGTCTCGCTTCTGGTGCTGGCTTTACGCGGCTTCATCCCCGGCGTCTATGACGTCCTTATCCCCGATGCCTTCTACCTCGTCATATCCCTTTGCTGCTTCACGCTGATGATCAGCTTCATGTCCTATTTCTTTTTGCAAAAGAACGCCATGGTCGTGGCGGATCAGACCCGCAAGCTCGATAACCTTCTGAACATAGTCACGCATGATATAGCCAATCCTCTGACGCTCATAACAGGGCATGCCGAGCTGCTCCTGGTGCAGGAGGCCAGCCCCGCGCATACCAATGCTTTGCGCCGCATTGCCCGCGCTTCCGAACTGATCACCGATATCCTGCATAAGGTCCGGCAGATTCAGGCGGCCAAGGCCGGCAAACTGAGGATAGAAACCAGTCCCGTGAGCCTGCCCCAGGTTTTCGACAAGCTGCGCTTTGTGTTCGAGGCGCGCCTGGACCTTAAAAAGCAAACCCTGCGCATCGACCTGCCCTCTGCTTTGCAGGGCGTGATGGTGCGAGCTGAGCCGGTGATGCTTCTGAACGAAGTGCTGAGCAACCTCGTTTCGAACGCCATAAAATTTTCACCCGTCGGCAGTATCATTGATGTGGTGGTGACGCGTGCTCATGACTTCATGCGGATCGAGGTGCGGGATCAGGGCATGGGAATTCCCAAAGACCTTATGCCGCATATCTTCGACGACTTCCGTTCGACCAGTCGGCCCGGCACCGAAGGCGAGACCGGCACCGGCTTTGGCCTGCCTTTGGCGCGGCATGTCGCGGAAGCATTCGGCGGCAGTCTTCATGCCACGAGTCGGCAGGGCGATGACGCCCGCGGGGCCAGCGGCACAACTTTCATTCTCATGCTGCCCGTTGCGAGCGAAGAGCTGCTTTATCCCAAGGCTTCCTGA
- a CDS encoding dimethylarginine dimethylaminohydrolase family protein, with the protein MERCLIDRSGGCLRPADQYPEMVQGRSHFFVKPDGFDLVAAINAHMRDEQGELRKVDKERARQQWKKLLDVYQQLGLKTTIMDCRPECPDMVFCANQTFPFLDKAGQPSVILSNMWDETRHLEVASLASQLERLGVRVHALPARRAETLFEGMGDALWVPGRRLICGGYGFRTDARIYETIHELTGTPIVLFELKHPKFYHLDTCLSLLDARTVLACREGFTQEGWSVLERLFPRIIEVPLHEADAPRFACNAHCPDQQHVILQEGSTETCRMLRSYGFTPIEVATDEFIKSGGSVFCMKMQSPWNSWPQEALG; encoded by the coding sequence ATGGAACGATGTTTGATCGATCGCAGTGGTGGATGCTTGCGTCCTGCAGACCAGTATCCTGAGATGGTTCAGGGCCGATCCCATTTTTTTGTGAAGCCCGATGGGTTCGATCTGGTGGCGGCGATCAATGCTCACATGCGCGATGAACAGGGCGAGCTGCGAAAAGTGGACAAGGAAAGAGCCCGGCAGCAGTGGAAGAAACTGCTCGACGTCTATCAGCAGCTGGGACTGAAAACCACGATCATGGACTGCCGCCCCGAATGCCCCGATATGGTCTTCTGCGCGAATCAGACATTTCCCTTCCTGGACAAGGCCGGACAGCCTTCCGTTATTTTGAGCAACATGTGGGATGAAACCCGGCATCTGGAGGTCGCGTCCCTGGCGTCGCAGCTGGAACGCCTCGGCGTTCGCGTGCATGCGCTGCCGGCGCGTCGGGCCGAGACTCTTTTTGAAGGCATGGGGGACGCGCTTTGGGTGCCTGGCCGTCGGCTTATATGCGGCGGCTATGGCTTCCGAACGGATGCGCGCATCTATGAAACGATCCATGAGCTGACGGGAACGCCCATCGTTCTTTTTGAGCTGAAGCATCCCAAGTTCTATCATCTCGATACCTGTCTCAGTCTTTTGGATGCACGCACGGTGCTGGCCTGCCGCGAGGGTTTCACCCAGGAAGGCTGGAGCGTTTTGGAACGCCTCTTCCCGCGTATCATCGAAGTGCCGCTGCATGAAGCCGACGCCCCCCGATTTGCCTGCAATGCGCACTGCCCTGATCAGCAGCACGTGATCCTGCAGGAAGGTTCCACTGAAACCTGCCGCATGCTGCGGAGCTATGGTTTCACGCCGATCGAAGTCGCGACCGATGAATTCATCAAGTCCGGGGGATCCGTTTTCTGCATGAAGATGCAAAGCCCTTGGAATAGCTGGCCTCAGGAAGCCTTGGGATAA
- a CDS encoding response regulator has translation MKALQDESNRRPARMAASDQSLLNLKGVKVLFVDDAPDNRELVVRMLALVEAEVELACNGVEGVEKGLKGDFNVILMDIQMPEMDGYEATTRLRNSGFKNPILAVTAHTRKENLERCLKVGCDDFVCKPINRILLIQKIKEHMAQAVMLPKTAAKA, from the coding sequence ATGAAAGCACTCCAGGATGAAAGCAACCGACGTCCGGCACGCATGGCCGCTTCTGACCAGAGCCTGCTGAATCTGAAAGGCGTCAAAGTTCTCTTTGTGGACGATGCGCCCGATAATCGCGAATTGGTGGTGCGTATGCTGGCTCTGGTCGAAGCGGAAGTGGAACTGGCCTGCAATGGAGTGGAAGGTGTTGAAAAGGGTCTGAAGGGCGATTTCAACGTGATTTTAATGGATATCCAGATGCCCGAGATGGATGGTTACGAAGCCACGACGCGTCTGCGGAACTCGGGCTTTAAAAATCCCATCCTGGCTGTGACGGCCCACACGCGCAAAGAGAATCTGGAGCGTTGCCTGAAAGTCGGCTGTGATGATTTTGTTTGCAAGCCTATCAATCGGATTCTTCTCATCCAAAAGATCAAAGAGCACATGGCCCAGGCCGTGATGCTGCCGAAAACGGCCGCGAAGGCTTGA